The Caldisericia bacterium genomic sequence TTTGGAAATAATAGCTCTTGGTCTTATAGCATTTGCATCAGCTACAGCAGCTGGTGTGCTCATGGGTAAATTGTTCTACCGACTTAGTGGTGGTAAAATAAATCCTTTAATTGGTTCTGCAGGAGTCGCAGCAGTTCCTATGGCTGCAAGAGTATCTCAAAAAATTGGACAGGAGGAGAACCCGCATAATTTTCTTTTAATGCATGCTATGGGCCCTAATGTTGCTGGACTTATTGGATCTGCAGTGGTTGCTGGAATTATGATAACCCTTCTTGGACATTAATACATGAAGTTAAGGAATCTTGTTTTCTCCTCGCTTTTCTCTATCCTTATAGTGATTGGCTCTTATATCTCCATCCCTCTACCATTTACTCCAGTTCCACTAACCCTTCAGTTGTTCTTCGTTCTTCTGTCAGGAGTTATATTAGGACCATACTTTGGTTTTCTCTCTGTTCTAATGTATGAAATTTTAGGGATTATTGGTTTTCCTGTATTTGCAGGAGGGCAGGCTGGCTTATCTGCCCTCCTTGGCCCAACAGGTGGCTATTTACTCGGATTTCTAATTGCCCCACTTCTTATAGGATACATGTTCAAGAGAAACGAAAAATTACTTATTCCATCTATATTTTTTGCGATTTTTGCAATTCACACCTTTGGTGTAATATACCTCTCTTTTAATCTTTCTATTCCTCTACTAAAAGCTTTTTACATAGGCTCACTACCATTTATTCCTGTGGATTTAGTTAAAGGAATCCTTGCATACATGTCTTCTTTACTACTACTTAAGAATAAGGAATTTAGAAGATTGTTATTTTTTGAGTAAAAGGTTTTTTGGCGAAGGTTCAATTTTATCTCTATCTAACTTTCCGCCTGAGAGAGCTAATTTACCACTATATCTGCCACATATATCTCCCCAAATGGCAATAATTTTATTTTCTTCAATGATTTCATATACCTCACAGTTGTTTGGACATTTGTCACAGTAGAAAACCTTTGTATCATAAGTTTTCTTGGAAATTTTAAATCCCTTAAATTTTGTTTTTGTCCCCTTATGCATGACAAACTCTTTTGAAAACATTGCTGCTCCAATTGCTCCCATTATCTTGTTATGTTTTGGAACTATAATCTTATCATGAAGTGCATCCTCAAATGCTTTTACAATACCTATATTTTCCGATACACCACCCTGAAATACAAATTTCGGATGAAGTTCCTTTCCTCTTGCAACGTTGTTTAAATAATTTCTTACTAAACTTTCACATAGACCTCTTATTATGTCTTCTCTCTTCGCCCCCATCTGAGCTTTGTGAATCATATCAGATTCAGCAAAAACAGTGCATCTTCCTGCAATTCTTACTGGGTTTTTTGAAAGGAGTGCGAGTCTTCCAAACTCTTTAATATCCACTCCGAGTCTCTCTGCCTGGTGATCAAGGAAAGATCCTGTCCCAGCTGCACATACTGTATTCATAGCAAAATCAACAACAATACCATCTCTTACTATTATTATCTTTGAATCTTGTCCTCCAATCTCAAAAATTGTTCCAACATCTGGGATCTCTTTTATAGTTGCAATTGCATGCGCTGAAATTTCATTTTTTATTACATCTGCTCCAACAACAACACCTGCAAGATATCTTGCACTCCCTGTAGTCCCTACCGAAAAAATCTCAAACTCCTTAAATCTTTCCTTGAGTTCCTCTTCTATACTTGAAAGTCCCTTTTTTATCGCAAGAATAGGATTCCCTTGCGTTCTTAAATACCTTGAAGTAATTAAATTCTCATCAATGTCAAGAACTGCAATATCAGTAGAAACAGAGCCAACATCTATACCTATACTCAGCTTTTTCATACAAGCACCTCCTTTTGTTTATATTTCCTCTCTCTTAAAAGATCGACAAATGCCTCAAGCCTTGTAATCAGCCCTGCCTCCCCTGTTTGCTCATCCAATGAAATACTCAAAACTGGCATATCAATATCTCTGCTAACCTTGGCAAGTATCTCTTTCGCTACAATTTCTGGTAGGCATCCAAATGGTAAAACATGAACTACTCCATCGTATCCTTTCTCTTTA encodes the following:
- a CDS encoding 2-hydroxyglutaryl-CoA dehydratase, which codes for MKKLSIGIDVGSVSTDIAVLDIDENLITSRYLRTQGNPILAIKKGLSSIEEELKERFKEFEIFSVGTTGSARYLAGVVVGADVIKNEISAHAIATIKEIPDVGTIFEIGGQDSKIIIVRDGIVVDFAMNTVCAAGTGSFLDHQAERLGVDIKEFGRLALLSKNPVRIAGRCTVFAESDMIHKAQMGAKREDIIRGLCESLVRNYLNNVARGKELHPKFVFQGGVSENIGIVKAFEDALHDKIIVPKHNKIMGAIGAAMFSKEFVMHKGTKTKFKGFKISKKTYDTKVFYCDKCPNNCEVYEIIEENKIIAIWGDICGRYSGKLALSGGKLDRDKIEPSPKNLLLKK
- a CDS encoding biotin transporter BioY, whose product is MKLRNLVFSSLFSILIVIGSYISIPLPFTPVPLTLQLFFVLLSGVILGPYFGFLSVLMYEILGIIGFPVFAGGQAGLSALLGPTGGYLLGFLIAPLLIGYMFKRNEKLLIPSIFFAIFAIHTFGVIYLSFNLSIPLLKAFYIGSLPFIPVDLVKGILAYMSSLLLLKNKEFRRLLFFE